From Pseudomonas sp. B21-028, one genomic window encodes:
- a CDS encoding PLP-dependent aminotransferase family protein codes for MAFSERVSRLKSSLIREILAAAQRPEVMSFAGGLPAEAMLPKVEWDAMPLAMGQYGMSEGEPALREALAAQARALGLACEASQVLVVSGSQQTLDLAAKLHIDVGTEIMLEAPTYLAALQIFQLFGADCITVPLQADGPDLKQLRARLEQHRPAFIYLIPTFQNPSAVRYSEAKRDAVAALLDEFGVTLIEDEPYRELTFDGGSATPIVSRLKKASWIYTGTVSKTLLPGLRVGYLIASPDLFPHLLRLKQSADLHTNRIGQWQALQWIGSEKYRSHLGELRDFYRERRDRFQAALHTHFSDIADWNMPQGGLFFWLTLKQPLDTRTLLAAALEADVAFMPGEPFFPEPDRHPGHLRLNFSHIDPARLDEGLRRLAGVVRAALAVEAA; via the coding sequence ATGGCTTTTTCCGAACGTGTCTCGCGCCTCAAAAGTTCTTTGATTCGAGAAATCCTCGCCGCGGCCCAACGCCCTGAGGTGATGTCGTTCGCCGGCGGTCTGCCCGCCGAAGCCATGCTGCCGAAAGTGGAGTGGGACGCCATGCCCTTGGCCATGGGCCAATACGGCATGAGCGAAGGGGAACCGGCCCTGCGCGAAGCCTTGGCGGCGCAGGCACGGGCGCTGGGCCTGGCTTGTGAGGCGAGTCAGGTGCTGGTGGTCAGCGGCTCGCAGCAGACCCTCGACCTGGCGGCGAAGCTGCACATCGACGTCGGTACCGAGATCATGCTGGAAGCGCCCACTTACCTGGCGGCGCTGCAGATTTTCCAGCTGTTCGGCGCCGATTGCATCACCGTCCCCCTGCAGGCCGATGGCCCGGACCTGAAGCAATTGCGGGCGCGCCTGGAACAGCATCGACCGGCGTTCATCTACCTGATCCCCACGTTCCAGAACCCCTCGGCGGTGCGCTACAGCGAGGCCAAGCGCGACGCGGTGGCGGCACTGCTGGATGAGTTCGGTGTGACCCTGATCGAAGACGAACCCTACCGCGAACTGACCTTCGACGGCGGCAGCGCCACACCGATTGTCAGTCGCTTGAAGAAAGCCAGTTGGATCTACACCGGCACCGTGTCGAAGACCCTGTTGCCGGGGCTACGGGTGGGTTACCTGATTGCCAGTCCAGACCTGTTTCCGCACCTGTTGCGGCTCAAGCAATCGGCGGACCTGCACACCAATCGCATCGGCCAATGGCAGGCGTTGCAATGGATCGGTAGCGAGAAGTACCGCAGCCACCTCGGCGAGTTGAGGGATTTCTACCGGGAGCGTCGCGACCGGTTCCAGGCTGCGTTGCACACGCATTTTTCCGACATCGCGGACTGGAACATGCCCCAGGGTGGGCTGTTTTTCTGGTTGACCCTCAAGCAGCCGCTGGACACCCGCACACTACTCGCTGCCGCGCTGGAGGCAGATGTGGCGTTCATGCCGGGAGAGCCGTTCTTTCCCGAGCCGGACCGGCATCCGGGGCATTTGCGCTTGAACTTCAGCCACATCGATCCGGCGCGGCTGGATGAAGGGCTGAGGCGGCTGGCGGGGGTGGTGCGGGCGGCGTTGGCTGTCGAAGCGGCGTGA
- a CDS encoding MarR family winged helix-turn-helix transcriptional regulator, with protein sequence MLDLKNPTSQQMAMEAFFFGYQAFTAKADEMLERRGLSRVHQRIVFFVARYPSLNVKELLALLGVTKQALNMPLRQLMEMHLINSVASETDKRKRLLELTEEGARFEQALRREQVKLLERVFAEAGEAAVNGWLAVNMALGKGQVSAD encoded by the coding sequence ATGCTTGACCTTAAAAACCCGACTTCCCAGCAAATGGCCATGGAAGCGTTTTTCTTCGGCTACCAGGCGTTCACCGCCAAGGCCGATGAAATGCTCGAACGTCGTGGGTTGAGCCGGGTGCATCAGCGCATCGTTTTCTTCGTTGCCCGCTATCCGTCCCTCAACGTGAAGGAACTGTTGGCCCTGCTGGGCGTTACCAAGCAGGCCCTGAACATGCCGCTGCGGCAACTGATGGAAATGCACCTGATCAACAGCGTCGCCTCCGAGACCGACAAACGTAAGCGGCTGCTGGAGTTGACCGAGGAAGGCGCGCGGTTCGAACAGGCGTTGCGGCGCGAGCAGGTGAAGTTGCTGGAACGGGTGTTTGCCGAGGCCGGAGAGGCGGCGGTGAATGGGTGGTTGGCGGTGAATATGGCGCTGGGTAAGGGTCAGGTATCCGCCGACTGA
- a CDS encoding NCS2 family permease yields the protein MESRKPEARTLDLSPPSSNGWLERIFKLSLHGTTVKTELIAGLTTFITMAYIIFVNPNIMADAGIDHGAAFVATCIAAALGCLLMGLYANWPVGLAPGMGLNAFFTYTVVGTMGYNWETALGAVFISGVLFMILTLSRVREWLLNSIPVSLRFAMGAGVGLFLGLIGLKTAGIIVDSPATLIKLGSLREPGPLLAAVCFLMIAVLSYHRVFGAILISIIAVTLAGWGLGLVQYNGVMSTPPSLAPTWMAMDVAGVFNVSMISVVLAFLFVHMFDTAGTLMGVAQRAGLVKADGRIENLSRALKADSASSVFGAMVGVPPVTSYVESAAGVAAGGRTGLTAVTVGVLFIAAMFFAPLAGMIPAYATAGALIYVAMLMMGGMAHIEWDEPTDSIPAIVTAIMMPLTFSVADGIALGFITYVVLKAGTGKRKEISVSLWVLCAIFIAKFIFL from the coding sequence GTGGAAAGCCGCAAACCCGAAGCCCGGACGCTGGACCTCTCGCCGCCATCAAGCAATGGCTGGCTGGAGCGCATCTTCAAACTCAGCTTGCATGGCACCACGGTGAAGACCGAGCTGATCGCCGGTCTGACGACCTTCATCACCATGGCCTATATCATTTTCGTCAACCCCAACATCATGGCCGACGCCGGCATCGACCACGGCGCGGCGTTCGTCGCCACCTGCATCGCCGCCGCTCTCGGTTGCCTGTTGATGGGTCTGTATGCCAACTGGCCGGTGGGCCTGGCGCCGGGCATGGGCCTGAACGCCTTCTTCACCTACACCGTGGTGGGCACCATGGGCTACAACTGGGAAACCGCGTTGGGCGCGGTGTTCATTTCCGGCGTGCTGTTCATGATCCTGACCCTGTCACGGGTTCGTGAATGGCTGCTCAATAGCATTCCGGTGAGCTTGCGGTTCGCCATGGGCGCGGGGGTCGGGTTGTTCCTTGGACTGATCGGCCTGAAGACCGCCGGGATCATCGTTGACAGCCCTGCCACCCTGATCAAGCTCGGCTCGTTGCGTGAACCCGGCCCGCTGCTCGCCGCCGTATGCTTCCTGATGATTGCCGTGCTCAGTTATCACCGAGTGTTCGGCGCGATCCTGATCAGCATCATCGCTGTGACCCTGGCCGGCTGGGGCCTGGGTCTGGTGCAGTACAACGGTGTGATGTCGACGCCACCGAGCCTGGCGCCGACCTGGATGGCAATGGATGTGGCTGGCGTGTTCAACGTCAGCATGATCAGCGTGGTGCTGGCCTTCCTGTTCGTGCACATGTTCGACACCGCCGGCACCTTGATGGGCGTGGCCCAGCGTGCCGGGCTGGTGAAGGCCGATGGCCGGATCGAGAACCTCTCCCGCGCCCTGAAGGCCGACAGCGCTTCCAGCGTATTCGGCGCCATGGTCGGCGTGCCCCCGGTGACCAGCTACGTGGAAAGCGCTGCCGGTGTCGCGGCGGGAGGCCGCACGGGGCTTACCGCGGTGACCGTTGGCGTGCTATTTATTGCCGCCATGTTCTTCGCACCGCTGGCCGGGATGATCCCCGCCTACGCCACCGCCGGTGCCTTGATCTACGTCGCTATGCTGATGATGGGCGGCATGGCCCATATCGAATGGGACGAGCCGACCGACAGCATTCCGGCCATCGTCACGGCCATCATGATGCCCCTGACCTTTTCGGTCGCCGACGGTATCGCACTGGGCTTCATCACCTACGTGGTGCTCAAGGCCGGCACCGGTAAACGCAAGGAAATTTCTGTCAGCCTGTGGGTGCTCTGCGCGATCTTCATCGCCAAGTTCATCTTCTTGTAA
- a CDS encoding LysE family translocator has translation MNLETWLLFSGAALVVILIPGPLSLLMIGNSLNYGLRRSYPAFLGGVIASICLLSASALGLGALLLASEKLFSALKIVGALYLFYLAWQSWQQSRQPSQGAEVPQAAAVPRFRALFGRAFVLGASNPKDILFFAAFLPQFLSAGQPFLPQLLIMIATWTVLDLLCKLAYGLGAHGAARYLRTGKGQSWFNRLSAGLFGGAGAASLLSTH, from the coding sequence ATGAATCTGGAAACCTGGCTGTTGTTCAGTGGCGCCGCGCTGGTGGTGATTCTCATCCCCGGCCCCCTGTCGTTGTTGATGATCGGCAACAGCCTGAACTACGGCCTGCGTCGTTCGTATCCGGCGTTCCTGGGTGGGGTGATCGCCTCGATCTGCTTGTTGAGCGCCTCGGCGCTGGGGCTCGGGGCGTTGCTGCTGGCCTCGGAAAAACTGTTCAGTGCCCTGAAAATCGTCGGTGCGCTGTACCTGTTCTACCTGGCCTGGCAAAGCTGGCAGCAATCGCGCCAGCCCTCCCAAGGCGCCGAAGTGCCCCAGGCCGCCGCCGTCCCGCGCTTTCGTGCGCTGTTTGGCCGGGCATTCGTGCTGGGCGCCAGCAACCCGAAAGACATCCTGTTCTTCGCCGCTTTCCTGCCGCAGTTCCTGAGCGCCGGACAACCGTTTCTGCCCCAGTTGCTGATCATGATCGCCACCTGGACCGTCCTCGACCTGCTCTGCAAGCTGGCCTACGGCCTCGGCGCCCACGGCGCGGCGCGGTACCTGCGTACGGGTAAAGGCCAGAGCTGGTTCAATCGCCTCAGTGCGGGCTTGTTTGGAGGCGCGGGCGCAGCGTCTCTATTGTCCACCCACTGA
- a CDS encoding glutathione S-transferase N-terminal domain-containing protein, translating to MIVKALRVGLGQLIIFIDFITRPGKKKRPADAQAQVDQAARSLTLYQFHACPFCVKTRRTLRRLNVPVALRDAKNNEQDRQTLLEQGGRIKVPCLRIEENGQTTWMYESKVIIDYLDKRFSAV from the coding sequence GTGATCGTCAAAGCGCTTCGAGTTGGTCTGGGCCAACTGATCATCTTCATCGACTTCATCACCCGTCCTGGCAAGAAAAAACGCCCGGCCGATGCCCAGGCGCAGGTCGACCAAGCCGCCCGCAGCCTGACGCTGTATCAATTCCACGCGTGCCCGTTCTGCGTGAAAACCCGCCGCACCCTGCGCCGCCTCAACGTACCGGTGGCCCTGCGCGATGCGAAGAACAACGAACAGGATCGCCAGACACTGCTGGAGCAAGGCGGCCGGATCAAGGTGCCGTGCCTGCGCATCGAAGAGAATGGCCAGACCACCTGGATGTATGAGTCCAAGGTGATCATTGATTACTTGGACAAGCGATTTTCGGCGGTCTGA